In Pseudoalteromonas translucida KMM 520, the following are encoded in one genomic region:
- the hisC gene encoding histidinol-phosphate transaminase, which produces MSNESTQANSLLPANIAALAAYSSAKSEKLSGTTWLNANESPYAKTIQMSIEDLNRYPDPQPQLVIDRYAAYAELESENVLMTRGADEGIELLVRTYCESAKDSIALFLPTYGMYKVTADTHNVAINALTQALLLNGSVDEIVDAVGSSKLVFICNPNNPTGSLTPLDKVTAIATALADKALVIVDEAYIEFCPEQSATKLINQFSNVVVLRTLSKAFALAGLRTGFTLAQAATLAPIRKVIAPYPVSGVVASIAAQAIAPDAITSMRRQVIILNTLKAKLVQWLSESPAVLKILTGEGNFVTLKLADKNYFKIALEQGLVMRAFTLYGENDWLRISIGSEQELKQVKIWLDGLAVPTASAISAQQEVS; this is translated from the coding sequence ATGAGCAATGAGAGCACGCAAGCTAATAGCTTATTACCAGCAAATATTGCAGCGCTTGCTGCCTACAGCTCAGCTAAAAGTGAAAAGTTAAGCGGCACAACTTGGTTAAATGCCAACGAAAGTCCGTATGCTAAAACCATCCAGATGAGTATTGAAGATTTAAATCGCTATCCAGATCCACAACCACAACTGGTTATTGATCGCTACGCTGCGTATGCAGAGCTTGAAAGCGAAAACGTGCTAATGACCCGTGGTGCCGACGAAGGCATAGAGCTTTTAGTACGAACATACTGCGAAAGCGCAAAAGACAGCATTGCACTATTTTTGCCAACTTACGGTATGTATAAAGTTACTGCCGATACCCACAATGTCGCCATTAACGCACTAACACAAGCGCTATTATTAAATGGCAGTGTTGATGAAATAGTAGATGCGGTTGGTAGTTCAAAACTGGTATTTATTTGTAACCCAAATAACCCCACTGGCAGCTTAACCCCACTTGATAAAGTGACAGCAATTGCCACAGCACTTGCAGATAAAGCATTGGTTATTGTTGATGAGGCCTATATAGAATTTTGCCCAGAGCAAAGTGCTACAAAATTAATAAACCAGTTTAGTAATGTAGTGGTGCTACGTACCCTTTCAAAAGCTTTTGCACTGGCAGGCCTTAGAACCGGTTTTACGCTTGCACAAGCAGCAACTCTTGCACCAATTCGTAAAGTAATAGCGCCGTATCCGGTATCTGGTGTAGTAGCGAGTATTGCAGCGCAAGCAATTGCCCCTGACGCAATTACCTCAATGCGTCGCCAAGTGATTATTTTAAACACTTTAAAAGCTAAACTTGTACAGTGGCTAAGTGAATCGCCAGCTGTATTAAAAATTCTAACTGGTGAAGGTAACTTTGTTACTTTAAAGTTAGCCGATAAAAACTATTTTAAAATCGCACTTGAGCAAGGTTTGGTTATGCGCGCTTTTACCTTATATGGTGAAAACGACTGGCTACGCATTTCAATTGGTAGCGAACAAGAACTTAAACAAGTAAAAATTTGGCTCGATGGCCTAGCAGTGCCAACAGCCTCAGCAATTTCAGCACAACAGGAAGTATCATGA
- the hisB gene encoding bifunctional histidinol-phosphatase/imidazoleglycerol-phosphate dehydratase HisB, with amino-acid sequence MSNPYLFIDRDGTIIEEPITDKQVDSLEKLAFLPGVMPALLQLQAAGYRLVMVSNQDGLGTDSFPTQDFDLAQDKMMDILQSQGISFDDVLICPHFNEQNCDCRKPKTGLLTELMRSGKVDLARSFVIGDRETDIGLAQNLCCEGILYDGDWSAIVTKLTTANREGRVTRNTKETQIDVAINLDQTKNGSIDTGLGFFDHMLDQIRTHANIGLNIKAKGDLHIDEHHLVEDIGIALGVALKQALGTKSQIARYGFALPMDECKAEAQIDLSGRASFVLNANFSREKAGDLDVQMVEHFFKSLSDNAAISLILSVSDGNCHHQVEGLFKAFSRALRMAIAQDISQQTASSKGCL; translated from the coding sequence ATGAGTAACCCCTATTTATTTATTGACCGCGACGGCACCATAATAGAAGAGCCAATTACCGATAAACAGGTAGATAGCCTTGAAAAGCTGGCGTTTTTACCCGGTGTAATGCCCGCATTATTACAATTACAAGCAGCAGGCTATCGCTTAGTTATGGTATCTAACCAAGATGGTTTAGGCACCGATAGCTTCCCCACACAAGATTTTGACCTAGCTCAAGACAAAATGATGGACATACTACAAAGCCAAGGCATTAGCTTTGACGATGTATTAATTTGTCCACACTTTAACGAGCAAAACTGCGATTGCCGTAAACCTAAAACAGGTTTACTTACCGAGTTAATGCGCTCTGGCAAAGTAGATTTAGCGCGCTCTTTTGTAATTGGCGATCGTGAAACTGATATAGGCCTGGCGCAAAACTTATGTTGCGAAGGTATTTTATACGATGGTGATTGGAGTGCAATAGTTACTAAACTAACTACCGCGAACCGCGAGGGCCGCGTTACACGTAATACCAAAGAAACCCAAATAGATGTAGCAATAAACTTAGATCAAACTAAAAACGGCAGTATAGACACCGGCCTTGGCTTTTTTGATCATATGCTTGATCAAATTCGCACCCACGCCAACATTGGTTTAAACATTAAAGCCAAAGGCGATCTACACATAGACGAGCACCACCTTGTTGAAGACATAGGTATTGCTTTAGGTGTTGCACTTAAACAAGCCTTAGGCACTAAATCGCAAATTGCTCGCTATGGGTTTGCCCTGCCAATGGATGAATGTAAAGCCGAAGCTCAAATTGATTTATCGGGTCGTGCTTCGTTTGTACTTAACGCTAACTTTAGCCGCGAAAAAGCAGGCGATTTAGATGTTCAAATGGTTGAGCACTTTTTCAAAAGTTTAAGCGATAACGCCGCAATTAGCCTAATTTTGTCGGTAAGCGACGGTAACTGCCATCATCAAGTAGAGGGCTTATTTAAAGCTTTTTCTCGCGCACTGCGCATGGCAATAGCGCAAGATATTAGCCAGCAAACTGCTAGCTCTAAAGGGTGTTTATGA
- a CDS encoding catalase family peroxidase, giving the protein MKKPNIFRKLALLIIISLFATTILYFGGVFSSGVTAQRFVNLQQGGNPHPTFRRAHAKGICIAGSFESNGALASYSQAQIFNLGSTPLLGRFSVAGNNPTAPDLKAPVRSLAFTLTANANQEWRVAMNTPPVMAVATPTAFFEQLQALSPDPVTKKRSPEKIKAFFDAHPESAAFNKWKASYVPTHSFATETYNSINAFYLVDEQGKKRAVRWIAKPQSTAKSSAQIDLDSNDALQQQLSDELAIGPIKFDLIFTFADASDDENNPTILWPESRKSINAGTVAITRFQAQEGGQCANMNFDPLVLPIGIEPTADPILRARASSYAESFRRRAKEVLLNN; this is encoded by the coding sequence ATGAAAAAACCCAATATATTTCGTAAGCTTGCTCTGCTTATCATTATTTCACTATTTGCTACTACTATACTGTATTTTGGCGGCGTATTTAGTAGTGGGGTTACAGCCCAACGCTTTGTAAACTTACAGCAAGGGGGAAATCCTCACCCTACTTTTCGTCGCGCCCATGCCAAGGGCATTTGTATAGCGGGGTCATTTGAATCAAACGGCGCTTTAGCTAGTTATTCACAAGCACAAATTTTTAACTTGGGTTCCACACCACTTTTAGGGCGTTTTTCAGTTGCAGGAAACAACCCTACCGCGCCTGACTTAAAAGCACCCGTGCGTAGTTTAGCATTTACATTAACTGCAAATGCTAATCAAGAATGGCGTGTGGCAATGAACACACCACCAGTAATGGCAGTGGCTACACCAACTGCTTTTTTTGAGCAATTACAAGCGCTATCACCCGACCCAGTAACAAAAAAACGTAGCCCCGAAAAAATAAAAGCATTCTTTGACGCTCACCCAGAAAGCGCAGCGTTTAATAAATGGAAAGCCAGTTATGTGCCAACCCATAGTTTTGCTACTGAAACCTACAACAGTATCAATGCTTTTTACCTTGTAGATGAGCAAGGTAAAAAACGGGCAGTACGTTGGATTGCTAAGCCGCAAAGTACTGCTAAAAGCAGTGCACAAATTGATTTAGATTCTAATGATGCACTACAGCAGCAATTAAGTGATGAATTAGCAATTGGACCGATTAAGTTTGATCTTATTTTTACCTTTGCAGATGCTAGTGATGATGAAAATAATCCTACTATTTTGTGGCCAGAGTCACGTAAATCAATTAACGCAGGTACAGTTGCTATTACACGTTTTCAAGCACAAGAGGGTGGCCAATGTGCGAATATGAACTTTGATCCACTTGTTTTACCTATAGGCATTGAGCCAACTGCAGATCCTATTTTACGTGCCAGAGCATCTAGTTACGCTGAGTCATTTCGTCGTCGTGCTAAAGAAGTACTTTTAAATAATTAA
- a CDS encoding 1-(5-phosphoribosyl)-5-[(5-phosphoribosylamino)methylideneamino] imidazole-4-carboxamide isomerase: protein MIIPALDVLQNQIVRLYQGKYETVQFYPFELGARLKEYADSGAGKLHLVDLEGARDPSKKQWQHIQAATKALNVPYQVGGGIRCEQDVSDWLKAGASQVVIGSMAVEKREQVKAWIEQFGAEHFVIALDVNKTAYGWAPATHGWLTESEFGLLELVDFYANLGVIDFLCTDISKDGTMTGPSFALYEDLIKHNPTIKVQASGGVSSLDDIKKLKELGIGGIILGKSLLDGAFSVEQALASYTNSDND from the coding sequence GTGATTATTCCAGCATTAGACGTATTACAAAATCAAATTGTGCGCTTATACCAAGGCAAATACGAAACTGTACAGTTTTACCCATTCGAGTTAGGCGCGCGTTTAAAAGAATACGCCGACAGCGGCGCAGGTAAACTTCACTTAGTTGATTTAGAAGGTGCCCGCGATCCAAGTAAAAAACAGTGGCAACACATTCAAGCGGCTACAAAAGCACTTAATGTGCCGTATCAAGTTGGCGGTGGCATTCGCTGTGAGCAAGATGTAAGTGATTGGCTAAAAGCCGGCGCAAGCCAAGTGGTTATTGGCTCAATGGCGGTTGAAAAACGCGAACAAGTTAAAGCCTGGATTGAGCAGTTTGGCGCAGAGCACTTTGTTATTGCCCTTGATGTAAATAAAACAGCCTATGGCTGGGCACCGGCAACCCATGGTTGGCTAACTGAATCTGAGTTTGGTTTACTTGAGCTAGTAGATTTTTATGCTAACTTAGGTGTTATTGATTTTTTATGTACGGACATCAGTAAGGATGGCACCATGACCGGCCCATCGTTCGCGCTGTACGAGGATTTAATTAAGCATAACCCAACTATTAAAGTACAAGCATCTGGTGGCGTAAGTTCTCTTGATGACATTAAAAAGCTCAAAGAGCTGGGGATTGGCGGTATTATTTTAGGTAAATCACTGCTCGATGGCGCATTTAGTGTCGAGCAAGCGTTAGCATCTTATACCAACTCTGATAATGATTAA
- the hisH gene encoding imidazole glycerol phosphate synthase subunit HisH produces the protein MIAIINTGCANINSVRFAFERLGQTPTVITSPEQLAGFERAILPGVGHASVAMKRLVDNGWQHAINEYQRPLMGICLGMQLLCESTEEGNVQCLGKIPGHVTALDVGQLTSPHMGWNNLTINKEHALTKGLTPDEQVYFVHSFAHTVNNATLVSGEYGQRFSAIVAKDNYAGMQFHPERSAKIGARLLQNFIDWQL, from the coding sequence ATGATTGCGATAATAAATACCGGATGCGCTAATATAAACTCAGTGCGTTTTGCCTTTGAACGTTTAGGGCAAACGCCAACTGTAATTACCTCTCCAGAGCAATTAGCGGGTTTTGAGCGCGCTATATTACCCGGTGTTGGTCATGCTTCGGTTGCCATGAAACGCTTAGTAGATAACGGTTGGCAACACGCTATAAACGAATACCAGCGCCCGCTTATGGGCATTTGTTTAGGTATGCAATTACTGTGCGAAAGTACCGAAGAAGGTAACGTGCAGTGCTTAGGTAAAATACCTGGGCATGTAACAGCACTTGATGTAGGCCAACTTACATCACCGCATATGGGCTGGAACAATTTAACCATTAATAAAGAACATGCCTTAACAAAAGGACTAACACCCGACGAGCAAGTGTACTTTGTACACAGCTTTGCGCACACGGTAAACAACGCCACATTAGTAAGTGGCGAGTACGGACAACGTTTTTCGGCCATAGTGGCTAAAGATAACTATGCCGGCATGCAGTTTCACCCAGAGCGCAGCGCTAAAATAGGCGCGCGTTTATTACAAAACTTTATTGATTGGCAGCTATAG
- the hisG gene encoding ATP phosphoribosyltransferase, with protein sequence MNNSNRLRIAIQKGGRLSKDCQELLKQLGIKLNLREQRLIAHSTNMPIDVLRVRDDDIPGLVMEGVCDLGIVGENVLVEVQAERLRQGIPSEVTKLSKLDFGYCRLALAWPQELGKQDKSWFEGKRIATTYPEILKQYLKREGINASTVMLTGSVEVAPRAGLADAICDLVSTGATLEANGLMQGDTILESNACLIQNKDLQDADKLALINKLMPRLRGVRQAKESKYIMLHAPKNKLEEICEILPGSGQPTLLALAGSDDYVALHMVSSETLFWETMEQLKALGANSILVMPIEKMME encoded by the coding sequence ATGAACAACAGTAATCGTCTACGTATCGCCATCCAAAAGGGCGGCCGCCTTTCTAAAGATTGCCAAGAGCTACTTAAACAGCTAGGTATCAAACTTAATCTTCGTGAACAACGCTTAATTGCACATTCAACTAATATGCCAATTGATGTATTGCGTGTGCGCGATGACGATATTCCAGGCTTAGTAATGGAAGGCGTATGTGATTTAGGCATAGTGGGTGAAAACGTACTAGTAGAAGTGCAAGCAGAGCGTTTACGCCAAGGTATCCCAAGCGAAGTAACTAAACTGTCTAAACTAGACTTTGGCTACTGCCGCCTAGCACTAGCGTGGCCACAAGAGCTTGGTAAGCAAGACAAAAGCTGGTTTGAAGGCAAACGCATTGCTACCACCTACCCTGAAATTTTAAAACAGTACTTAAAACGCGAAGGCATTAACGCCAGCACGGTTATGCTTACCGGCTCGGTTGAAGTAGCACCACGTGCAGGCCTTGCTGATGCAATTTGTGATTTGGTTTCTACTGGCGCAACGCTTGAAGCGAATGGTTTAATGCAAGGCGATACTATTTTAGAATCAAACGCTTGTTTAATTCAAAATAAAGACCTTCAAGATGCCGACAAATTAGCACTTATTAATAAGCTTATGCCGCGCCTACGTGGTGTTAGACAAGCTAAAGAAAGCAAATACATTATGCTACACGCGCCAAAAAATAAGCTTGAAGAAATTTGCGAAATTTTGCCTGGCTCTGGTCAGCCTACCCTACTTGCGCTTGCCGGTAGTGATGATTACGTAGCACTGCACATGGTAAGCAGCGAAACTTTATTTTGGGAAACCATGGAGCAGTTAAAAGCCCTAGGTGCTAACTCAATTTTAGTTATGCCTATTGAAAAAATGATGGAGTAA
- a CDS encoding FTR1 family protein, which yields MFVLLVIVFASFAVSASPNQQTKFKQIVQLAEYIGVDYVAAVGEGEVLDADEYQEMLEFSNVIVDQANLLSSQGSEFNNIKTLAGNLKVTVYNKGSVVDVRAVSSDLRAALLKFMPQLSLPGSLLPITQTQALYQQNCAACHGISGQGNGPLAKNLTPEPTNFTDAERAHNRSLMGLFDAVTNGLDNTPMVAFTQFNEQQRWSLAFYVGSLAFKNVKQPTNVEQNISAAQIVNLNPAQLTANSSEAQTQYVHWLRGNPEHLFTTKKDPLAVARSQLIAAQQAHALGNYSQASDLAISAYLDGFELVENNLNAYDETLRKNIEVQLMALRKTLKQEKDTAIVAKQITAALTQLEQAGKLLSNTKLTNSALLWASLVILLREGLEALLVVLALMTVLIKTQRQDALKYVHIGWITALIAGGLTWAAAQSLIEISGASREVMEGVGAMFAAVILLYVGVWMHSKTSAQQWQAYIQDNINKRLESGTLWGLAGLSFIAVYREVFETVLFYQSLLTQSTPEQYSSIAMGFVIALAILGLITWVLIKYSIKLPIAKFFAITTYLLFALSFVLMGKAITALQEADIISISGLAVNIDIVWLGVKSTWEGVIAQLIVVAIFAFYILKGSSKK from the coding sequence ATGTTCGTGTTGCTCGTTATAGTCTTTGCGAGCTTTGCTGTTTCTGCATCTCCTAACCAACAAACAAAATTTAAGCAAATAGTACAACTTGCTGAATATATAGGTGTTGATTATGTCGCAGCCGTTGGTGAAGGTGAAGTGCTTGATGCCGATGAATATCAAGAAATGCTTGAATTTTCCAATGTAATAGTTGATCAAGCCAATTTATTATCCAGTCAAGGTAGTGAATTTAATAACATAAAAACGCTTGCTGGTAATTTAAAAGTAACCGTTTACAACAAAGGTAGTGTGGTTGATGTGCGCGCGGTAAGCTCAGATCTTCGTGCCGCGCTGCTTAAATTTATGCCGCAGCTATCCCTACCGGGCTCGCTATTGCCTATTACACAAACTCAAGCTCTGTATCAACAAAATTGCGCTGCTTGTCATGGTATTAGTGGTCAAGGTAATGGCCCGCTTGCTAAAAATTTAACACCAGAGCCAACTAATTTCACCGATGCAGAGCGTGCGCATAATCGCTCTTTAATGGGATTATTTGATGCTGTAACTAATGGCTTAGATAACACCCCTATGGTTGCCTTTACACAGTTTAATGAACAACAACGTTGGTCGTTAGCGTTTTATGTGGGTAGCTTAGCGTTTAAAAATGTAAAGCAGCCAACCAATGTAGAGCAAAATATTAGCGCTGCACAAATAGTTAATCTTAATCCTGCCCAGCTAACGGCAAACTCAAGCGAGGCACAAACACAATACGTGCACTGGCTACGTGGTAATCCTGAGCATTTATTTACTACTAAAAAAGATCCACTTGCTGTTGCCCGCTCGCAACTTATTGCAGCCCAACAAGCGCACGCTCTAGGTAACTATTCTCAAGCCAGTGATTTGGCCATAAGTGCGTACTTAGATGGTTTTGAATTAGTCGAAAACAACTTAAATGCTTACGATGAAACCTTGCGTAAAAATATTGAAGTGCAATTAATGGCGTTGCGTAAAACACTTAAACAAGAAAAAGATACCGCAATAGTAGCCAAGCAAATTACAGCGGCGCTTACTCAGCTTGAACAAGCAGGTAAGCTGCTCAGTAATACTAAATTAACCAACAGCGCTTTGCTCTGGGCTAGTTTGGTTATATTACTACGCGAAGGCCTAGAAGCTTTGTTAGTGGTATTGGCATTAATGACGGTACTTATTAAAACTCAGCGTCAAGACGCGCTTAAATACGTGCATATAGGCTGGATAACGGCACTTATTGCCGGAGGTTTAACGTGGGCCGCAGCACAGTCTTTAATTGAAATTAGTGGGGCCAGTCGTGAAGTAATGGAAGGCGTAGGCGCTATGTTTGCCGCTGTTATTTTGCTTTATGTTGGCGTGTGGATGCACAGCAAAACCAGTGCACAACAATGGCAGGCTTATATTCAAGATAATATTAATAAACGTTTAGAATCGGGAACACTGTGGGGGTTAGCTGGTCTGTCGTTTATTGCTGTGTATCGTGAAGTTTTTGAAACTGTTTTATTTTATCAATCGCTTTTAACTCAAAGCACCCCAGAGCAATATTCATCAATAGCTATGGGCTTTGTTATAGCGCTGGCAATACTTGGGCTGATCACTTGGGTACTGATCAAATATTCAATTAAACTACCAATTGCTAAGTTTTTTGCAATTACCACATATTTACTCTTTGCACTGTCGTTTGTGCTTATGGGTAAAGCAATTACTGCACTACAAGAAGCAGATATTATATCTATTTCAGGCTTGGCAGTTAATATTGATATTGTGTGGCTAGGGGTAAAATCTACATGGGAGGGGGTTATTGCCCAGCTCATTGTAGTTGCTATATTCGCTTTTTACATTTTAAAAGGCAGTAGTAAAAAGTAG
- a CDS encoding cytochrome b encodes MKTVTKYSPASMLIHWTMAVLIISMLFLGLSMVQSLAVWQIEAVLLHKSFGVLALFLVCIRLINKALTTSPKLPSSVAKPQALAAHLTQLGLYTTMILMPISGWLMQNADGRNISFFGLFSLPNLLEKNISYYGFLRESHAIIAVLFLLLIFMHVSAALYHGLLKQDGVLSSMLPGKNK; translated from the coding sequence ATGAAAACAGTAACTAAGTACTCACCAGCCAGTATGCTTATTCATTGGACAATGGCAGTATTAATTATTTCGATGTTGTTTTTAGGTTTATCTATGGTGCAAAGTTTAGCTGTTTGGCAAATAGAGGCAGTGTTATTACATAAGTCGTTTGGGGTTTTAGCATTGTTTTTAGTATGTATTCGATTAATAAACAAAGCGCTTACTACTAGCCCTAAACTCCCCAGTAGCGTTGCAAAACCACAAGCACTTGCGGCGCACCTCACGCAATTAGGGTTATACACAACGATGATTCTAATGCCAATATCGGGCTGGTTAATGCAAAATGCAGATGGCAGAAATATCAGTTTTTTTGGCTTGTTCAGCCTGCCAAACTTACTTGAGAAGAATATAAGTTATTATGGCTTTTTGCGTGAATCGCATGCAATTATAGCGGTTTTATTCCTGCTATTGATTTTTATGCATGTGAGCGCAGCGCTATACCATGGTTTGCTTAAGCAGGATGGGGTTTTATCATCTATGCTACCGGGTAAAAATAAATAA
- the hisD gene encoding histidinol dehydrogenase, translating into MLRWNEESSQAQAAALTRPAVSASTKVEAICKTILAKVKEQGDEALLSMAKEFDNRANPRLRVPLDEINASEQALSADLKYAIDTAYANVKCFHEAQLPKDIKLSTQPGVVCELKYQAIEAVGIYVPGGSAPLPSSVIMQGVLAQLSGAKTVVLATPVQGDKAINPAILYAAKLCGITTLIESGGAGAIAAMAYGTESVPKVNKIFGPGNSFVTMAKQLVAQTVPGMAIDMPAGPSEVLVIADERANPEFIAADLLSQAEHGADSQVILLCNCERIIAQTRQALTRQLANLSRKETAEQALANSSLILVDSVAQAFDVSAQYGPEHLILQLADSTPYLDKVKNAGSVFVGDYTPESAGDYASGTNHVLPTYGYSASYSSLNLLDFFRTYTVQTISKSGLTQLAKAILPLANAEGLDAHANAVSIRLEAIKNEQ; encoded by the coding sequence ATGCTTCGTTGGAATGAGGAATCTTCACAAGCACAAGCAGCGGCGCTAACACGCCCTGCAGTTTCGGCCAGCACTAAGGTTGAAGCTATATGTAAAACTATTTTAGCTAAGGTAAAAGAGCAAGGCGACGAGGCTTTACTAAGCATGGCTAAAGAGTTTGATAATAGAGCCAACCCACGTTTACGTGTGCCGCTTGATGAAATAAATGCATCTGAACAGGCGCTCAGTGCAGATCTTAAGTATGCCATTGATACCGCTTATGCAAATGTAAAATGTTTTCATGAAGCGCAATTACCTAAAGATATCAAATTATCGACCCAACCGGGCGTTGTGTGTGAACTGAAATATCAAGCCATCGAAGCTGTTGGTATATATGTACCCGGTGGCAGTGCTCCGCTGCCATCGTCGGTTATTATGCAAGGTGTATTAGCCCAATTAAGCGGTGCAAAAACCGTTGTGCTTGCTACACCTGTACAAGGTGATAAAGCCATTAACCCCGCTATTTTATATGCAGCTAAGTTATGCGGCATTACTACTTTGATAGAAAGTGGTGGTGCAGGTGCAATTGCAGCAATGGCTTATGGTACAGAGTCGGTGCCTAAAGTGAATAAAATATTTGGCCCGGGTAATAGCTTTGTCACTATGGCTAAGCAACTGGTGGCGCAAACTGTACCAGGCATGGCCATTGATATGCCTGCAGGCCCCTCAGAAGTACTGGTTATTGCTGATGAGCGTGCAAATCCAGAATTTATTGCTGCCGATTTACTCTCTCAAGCAGAGCACGGTGCTGACTCGCAAGTTATTTTATTATGTAACTGCGAACGCATTATTGCACAAACTCGGCAAGCGCTTACTCGTCAACTGGCTAACTTAAGCCGCAAAGAAACCGCCGAGCAAGCCTTAGCTAACTCGTCACTTATTTTAGTTGATTCAGTTGCACAAGCGTTTGATGTATCGGCGCAATATGGCCCAGAGCACTTAATTTTACAACTAGCTGACTCAACCCCATACCTAGATAAAGTTAAAAACGCGGGATCAGTATTTGTGGGCGATTATACGCCTGAGTCGGCGGGCGATTACGCTTCAGGAACTAATCACGTATTACCAACCTATGGTTACAGCGCAAGCTATTCTAGCTTGAACTTACTTGATTTTTTTCGCACCTATACAGTGCAAACAATTAGTAAAAGTGGTTTAACCCAGCTTGCAAAAGCTATTTTACCCCTTGCAAATGCCGAGGGCCTTGATGCTCACGCAAATGCGGTTTCAATTCGCTTAGAGGCAATTAAAAATGAGCAATGA